The Candidatus Eisenbacteria bacterium sequence GTGACAGGGGCGGTCCCATGTCGAAAGAGCAGACTTCATCCCTCAAACTGACCTTCTTGGGTGGAGCCGATTCAATCGGAGCATCCTGCACATTGGTTGAGGGGGGCCATACGCGACTGTTAATTGACTGCGGTATCCGGATGAATCCCCGGAATCCCTTGCCCGATTTGTCTCAGCTCTCCGGAAAGCCCCCGGACGCCCTGCTTGTCACCCACGCTCACATGGATCATGCGGGGGCCCTTCCCATCGCGCATGAGGCCTTTCCGGGTATCCCGGTTATAGCGACGCCGCCGACGATCGATCTCATGGATAGACTTTTACGCGACGCGGTTAAAATTATGAACTCGGCCGACCGTGAAGGGGAATTATCCCTCTATTCGGAAATCCACGTGCAGAAGCTGCTCACGAACATCTTCCCAATTCATCACGGGCATACAATTCGAGTCGACGAATTCGAAGTTACCTATTTCCCGGCATCGCATATTCTCGGCGCCTCAATGATCCACCTCGCCACACCTTATGGAACACTCCTCTTTACGGGGGACTACAGTGTTTCAGCTCAGCTCACGGTCCCATCGCTATCAAGTCCGTCCTTTGAGGCCGACATTGTCGTGAGCGAGGCGACATACGGGGAGCGCCTGCATGAAGACCGCAAGGCGGCGGAGAGGCGATTGACAGAACGGATCACCTCTGTGGCGAATGAGGGGGGGCGGATTCTGATTCCCGCCTTTGCCGTCGGGCGGGCGCAGGAGGTCCTCCTTATCCTAAAGAACGCCCTCCGAAAAAAGGAACTTTCGCCGATCCCCATTTTCGTGGATGGCATGGTCCGCGATGTCTGCGGTGTCTATGCCCGTCATGAGCGGTACGCATCGCGGTTTTTGGGGCATGAAATCCGCCGAACGGGTCACCCATTCTTTACCGATCTCATCCGGCCGGTTGCCACCCCTGAAGGGCGTCAAAAGGCCCTCCAGACGCGGCCCGCCATCATCGTCGCTTCCAGCGGCATGTTGAGCGGCGGTGCGTCCGTCTTCTATGCCCGCGAGATTGCCCAGACGGAATCGGATGCCATTCTTATCACGGGTTATCAAGACGAAGAGTCGCCGGGGCGCGCCTTGCTTGAAATCGCGGATGGTGTCGCGCCACGGAAGATCCGGTTGGGAACCGAACCCGTCGATCTTAAGTGCCACGTTGAAAAGTACACACTCTCCGCCCACGCAGACAAGCTTCAGATGGTAGCCTTTCTTGAAACCCTGCGGCCGCGGACGGTCATTCTTGTTCACGGGGAGGAGGCCGCGCGCCGCGCATTGGCCCGCAGCTTGAGCTGTCGTGATGTCATTTTACCGGGCAATGGCGATGTGGTGGCTTGTTCCACTCGCAGATCAAACGCGATCCGGACGGCGCCGGATTCCGTGAGCCTGGACGCCATCGATATGGATCGCGCGCGGGAACTCCTCGGCCCGCCGCGTAAAACCCCCCTGCGCTCCGGTGAGCTGGTCAAGGCATGGTTCGGCGGGAAGGTTGGTAGGGAACTAGCGGATAAGCTCATTGTGCGGCTCGAGGAAAAGGGCTTGGTGCGCCGGGACGATAACAAACGGAGCCTGCTGTGGATTCTTGGCCCTGGGGAAACAGATCTCTTCGGCGACATGGAATTGGGTTTGGTTCAACTCAAGCAGGAGAATCCAAAGGGACGCCTGCTCGAGCTTTGCATGCGCCTTCGCATCGATCCTCCGGAAACTGTTCTTTCCGTCGATTGCGGCGAGCATGTGGCGCAATCGGCGCTCCAATGGAATGACAGGAGCTATAACAGCGGTCCGTGCAGATCCCCGTCCAGCAAGGCCGCCGAACAACTCGCCGCACGCGCCTTGCTTGAACAAATTGCAGCACGGGAATCCACGGATTCCGGAGGGGCTGTCGTGATGGTGGATGAGGAAGATGCCGGCAGATTGACGGCGGATAATCCCAAGGGCCGTCTGCTCGAATTGTGCATGCAACGCCGGCTCGCGTTGCCGGCCCTTGAACATCAACCCGTTCCCGGAGGGTTTCAGGTTCGCATCGTTTCAGGGGAATCCGGCTCCCCGTCCTTTGTGACAAAATGGTATCAGTCCCCGGCCCGGAAAAGAGCGGAACAGGCGGCCGCCCGGGAATTGCTGGGATTCATGGTCCGGTTTCTTGAGAGCGGTGAGTCGTTGGAGACGGCTCAGACGCCGGATAATCCCAATCCGCCGAAATCCGGTTCGAGCAATGAGCGCGATCCGAGGCTCGCCATCAATGAGCTCCGGCAGGCGGGGGTCATACGCGACTTCGGATATGAAGAGATCGATCGCTCGGGACCGAGCCATCGCCCGGTTTTCACCATGGTTGGCTGGGTTACCGTCCCGAACGGAGAGAGAATCGACAGCGCCCCTGCTGAAGCCAGCTCCAAGAAGGAGGCGCAACGCGCGGCCGCGGAATTGTTAAATAAACGCCTGGCGGAGGCGGGGATCTTGCCGCGGGGGTCTGGAGATTAGCGCCCTGCTTTACGCTGATAGACCCAACTCGACGCGCAGCCTTGAGAAGTCGTATCTCTGCTTTGCTATTTTCCCAGCGAACCGGGAAGACATCAGCTCGGCCCTGGTCAGGCGCCGGAAGAGCGCGATTTTGTCCCGGGTTTTCATTGGAACCGAATACCCTGACAAAGGGAGTGCCCCCTTCGCCGGATGCGTTTCACAAGCCGCAGAGAAAGCACTCTTCAGATTGGAAATGAATTCTAGAAGTTCGTCGCGGTCCTTATCGAGTTTTAGGAGGCGCGCCTCTGCCTCAGCCAGCTTTTCCAGGAGCTCATCTCGGTCGGGATTTCGCATGCATACCTACCTCGGTCTGCAGTCGGCGAAGCTTGAACTGCTAGATAGGGGGTAAGCCTGAGAGGATTTTCAAGGATTCTGAAGATTCAGGAGGGTTCTTCATCATCCAGGATTCGCTCCAAAACCGTGATCAAAGCCGGCAAGTCTTCGGCAACCGTGCGCCAGACGATTTCCTCATCAATTCCGAGGTAATCATGGACCACCCGATGGCGCATCCCCACTATCTCATCCCAAGGAAGCTCTGGGTTCGCAGCGCGTCCCTGACTGCTGACCTGATTCGCCGCCTCGCCGATGATTTGGAGCAAGTGCAGCAGGGCAAGCCTGAGGACTTCACTGTTATCGAAGTCTGCACGAGTCTTCCCGTGCAATAGCGACTGAGCCTTGCGAGCCATGTCGAGCATGTGGGCCAAATAGACGTTGTCGTCATGCTGCATACTGAATCTCAGCTTCCGCCAGGATCTGATCCTTTAGGCGGGGATTGAGGGACCGGAAGGTCAGTAGATCAATCCTGCGGTTGTCAAAAAGCAGTGCGATTTCCTTCTCAATACGATGCAGGCCAAAGAAACCGGGAACATGGCCCGGCTCGAATTCAACGAGAACATCAATATCGCTTTCAGGGCCGAAGTCGTCTCGCAAGACGGATCCAAATAGAGCCAACCGGCTGATTCGGTACTTTCGGCAGATGTCGGCAATTGCCAATTTGTCGATCTGGACTCGGGCCACCGTCTGACT is a genomic window containing:
- a CDS encoding nucleotidyltransferase family protein; protein product: MARVQIDKLAIADICRKYRISRLALFGSVLRDDFGPESDIDVLVEFEPGHVPGFFGLHRIEKEIALLFDNRRIDLLTFRSLNPRLKDQILAEAEIQYAA
- a CDS encoding MBL fold metallo-hydrolase, with the translated sequence MSKEQTSSLKLTFLGGADSIGASCTLVEGGHTRLLIDCGIRMNPRNPLPDLSQLSGKPPDALLVTHAHMDHAGALPIAHEAFPGIPVIATPPTIDLMDRLLRDAVKIMNSADREGELSLYSEIHVQKLLTNIFPIHHGHTIRVDEFEVTYFPASHILGASMIHLATPYGTLLFTGDYSVSAQLTVPSLSSPSFEADIVVSEATYGERLHEDRKAAERRLTERITSVANEGGRILIPAFAVGRAQEVLLILKNALRKKELSPIPIFVDGMVRDVCGVYARHERYASRFLGHEIRRTGHPFFTDLIRPVATPEGRQKALQTRPAIIVASSGMLSGGASVFYAREIAQTESDAILITGYQDEESPGRALLEIADGVAPRKIRLGTEPVDLKCHVEKYTLSAHADKLQMVAFLETLRPRTVILVHGEEAARRALARSLSCRDVILPGNGDVVACSTRRSNAIRTAPDSVSLDAIDMDRARELLGPPRKTPLRSGELVKAWFGGKVGRELADKLIVRLEEKGLVRRDDNKRSLLWILGPGETDLFGDMELGLVQLKQENPKGRLLELCMRLRIDPPETVLSVDCGEHVAQSALQWNDRSYNSGPCRSPSSKAAEQLAARALLEQIAARESTDSGGAVVMVDEEDAGRLTADNPKGRLLELCMQRRLALPALEHQPVPGGFQVRIVSGESGSPSFVTKWYQSPARKRAEQAAARELLGFMVRFLESGESLETAQTPDNPNPPKSGSSNERDPRLAINELRQAGVIRDFGYEEIDRSGPSHRPVFTMVGWVTVPNGERIDSAPAEASSKKEAQRAAAELLNKRLAEAGILPRGSGD
- a CDS encoding DUF86 domain-containing protein, with protein sequence MQHDDNVYLAHMLDMARKAQSLLHGKTRADFDNSEVLRLALLHLLQIIGEAANQVSSQGRAANPELPWDEIVGMRHRVVHDYLGIDEEIVWRTVAEDLPALITVLERILDDEEPS